DNA sequence from the Elusimicrobiota bacterium genome:
CAGTGCGAAACTTTGAAGACAAGAAGCTTTCAATTGAACAAATTTCTCAAATTCTTTGGTCGGCGCAAGGCATTACCGACTCTCTAAGTAGAAAAAGAAGCGCTCCGTCCGCAGGTGCTGTGTATCCGATAAAAATTTATTTGGTATCGCCTGACGGTTTTTTTCTGTATGTGCCCGAAAACCATTCTATTCAGAAACTTTTGGGCGGTGATTTAAGAAATTCTCTGGCGAGCGAAGCATACGGCCAGTATTTTATTAATGCGGCCGGAGCTAGTATTGTTATTGCCTCAGATTATGATAAAATTATGAAACGATACGGCTCAAAAGCTGTGCGTTATTGCGATATGGAAGCAGGCCATATTGCGCAAAATGTTCATCTTGAAGCTGTCGCGCTGGGCCTTGCATCTGTTCCTGTAGGCGCGTTTGATGAAAATGGCGTAAAAAGATTGTTTAGACTTCCCGAAAATGAAGAGCCGGTGTATATTATACCGGTTGGCTATCAAAAATAAGTTGTAGATTTTTCGCTATCAGGTGACTGGTCCCTGGTAACGATTTATTAAAAGAGGTTTAAATGTCCGAGAATAAAATATCCCGGCTTTATGAAATAAATTCCCGCATATGGCTTAAAGAACTTACCGAGAAATACCGCCAAAAAATTACCTTTGATACCATCCCGGAAGAAGAAATAATTTATCTTAAAGATTTAGGTTTTGACGCTGTCTGGCTCATGGGCGTATGGCTGCCGAGCATTTCGGGAAGAGCAGAAGTTTTTAAACACGCAAATATTATGAATGCTCTGCGAAGCGCTCTGCCTGACTTAAAAGATGCCGATATCGGCTGTTCGCCTTATTGCATTGCCGGATATGAAATAAATAGTGAGCTTGGAACAAATGAGTCTATCCGAAATTTAAAAAAGAGGCTTAATAACAACGGCATTAAACTTATACTTGATTTTGTCCCGAACCATCTTGCCTTGGATAACCCGCTAACCTTAGCAAGTCCTGAACTTTTTATTTTAGGAAACGCAGAAGACCTTCGCAATAATCCCGATATTTATTTTGAAACAAAATCAGGCGCGATAATGGCGCACGGAAAGGATCCGTATTTTCCCGCCTGGACTGATGTTGCCCAGCTTAATTATTTTAATCCGCAGACGCAGAACATAATGTCCAATGAACTTATGAAGGTTGCCTCGCTTTCAGACGGCGTGCGTTGCGATATGGCAATGCTTATTTTAAAAAAAATTCAGAAAATAATTTGGGGAAACAAAGTCTTTAACGATAAAAAGCTTCGGGAAACCGAAAAAGAGTTTTGGCAGGAAGCTATTACCAGCGTTAAAGCGGTTTATCCCGGTTTTATTTTTATTGCAGAAGTTTACTGGGGGCTTGAACAGGAACTTATGTCGCTGGGTTTTGACTATTGCTATGATAAAAATCTTTATGAAAATTTACGGAACGAAAACATCGCCGAGCTTAAAAACAGCGTCCAATTTTTCGGGAACAAAAATCTCGCATTTATTGAAAATCATGATGAGGGTCGCGCTATAGAAGTGTTCGGTAAAGAAAAATCAAAATCTGCGGCAATAATTATTGCGCTTACGGCCGGGGCAAAAATGTTCCATCAGGGACAGCTTGAAGGAAATAAAGTGCATCTGCACATACAGCTTTTAAGAAAACCTAAAGAAACTGCTGATAAGGAAACGCTTAATTTTTATCGCAAATATTTTTCAGTGTTAAAACAAATTGATCCCGGCTATTCAAGATGGGCTGTTCTTGAAACTATTGCTGCCTGGGAAGGAAACTGGACCTATAAAGAATTTGTCTGCGCATCTAAAGGA
Encoded proteins:
- a CDS encoding SagB/ThcOx family dehydrogenase, with product MRTIKNILAFLMLFLLNGIVYGGEKDMTKLPPPSLKGKISLEETISKRRSVRNFEDKKLSIEQISQILWSAQGITDSLSRKRSAPSAGAVYPIKIYLVSPDGFFLYVPENHSIQKLLGGDLRNSLASEAYGQYFINAAGASIVIASDYDKIMKRYGSKAVRYCDMEAGHIAQNVHLEAVALGLASVPVGAFDENGVKRLFRLPENEEPVYIIPVGYQK
- a CDS encoding alpha-amylase family glycosyl hydrolase, yielding MSENKISRLYEINSRIWLKELTEKYRQKITFDTIPEEEIIYLKDLGFDAVWLMGVWLPSISGRAEVFKHANIMNALRSALPDLKDADIGCSPYCIAGYEINSELGTNESIRNLKKRLNNNGIKLILDFVPNHLALDNPLTLASPELFILGNAEDLRNNPDIYFETKSGAIMAHGKDPYFPAWTDVAQLNYFNPQTQNIMSNELMKVASLSDGVRCDMAMLILKKIQKIIWGNKVFNDKKLRETEKEFWQEAITSVKAVYPGFIFIAEVYWGLEQELMSLGFDYCYDKNLYENLRNENIAELKNSVQFFGNKNLAFIENHDEGRAIEVFGKEKSKSAAIIIALTAGAKMFHQGQLEGNKVHLHIQLLRKPKETADKETLNFYRKYFSVLKQIDPGYSRWAVLETIAAWEGNWTYKEFVCASKGNSYLAAVNFANHQSQCFVSPRLETALGKVIFKDLLSDVVYERETENIKLRGFYLDMPPYGRHIFKIEFK